NNNNNNNNNNNNNNNNNaaaaaaaaaaaagttgtatacAGATGTTTTTGCTGCAGGGCTATGCACCCAGTATGTGTAGTACCCATAGATGCTAAAAGGAGGTgctgggtcccttggaactggagtcatagaccactgtgagccaccatgtgggtgctaagaaatGAATCTCAATCCTCTGGaaaaaacagcaaatgctcttagcctctgagccatctcttcagcccccttgtttttttgaggtagggtctcatatACTCCAGATTAGACTTCCatttatgtagctaaggatgacctttgAAGTCcttgctcccaagtgctgggattacagactgagctaccaacctaagtattattttggtttgttttgagtttttaggcagggtctctaaAGTCCAGGctatcctcttgccttagcctcccaaagACTGAGATTTCAGGCATGAGCCACCCACTATTGGCTGGcattatttatttcctatatgGGTTAACTGTTCCCTTCCTACCATACTGTGAGAGCCACACCAGCAAGGACTATGAATGTGTCCATTTTACCAGAGTGGCCCCAGTGTCCAGAAACCAGAACAGTGGTAGGTACACAGTATCTATCAGTTGAATGAGCATGCCCCAGGTGGCCAAAGTTGACCTTAAACACAAACCAGGGATCAGAATGATTTGGACTCCCTAGATTTCCTGTAGACTCTTCTGCCAACACTGCTGGCTGGGTGGAGGAGAGCCTACAGGAACAAAGTTGGGGAaaacaaggtgggggggggggtgctctgTGCCTTTCACTGCAGGGGCTTTGCTGGGGCCTCCTTAGTCTGGAGTCATCAAGGTGGTCCTGGCTGATCTCTGTGGAAGAGAATAGTGGGTCCAGGGAGTGAGATCCCATGGCTTTGGGTTACGGGTGGCTGaagctgaggatgtagcttgGTGGGTGGTTGAGCGCTTGCCTGCtatgcatgaaaccctgggctTCTCTCTAGTACCCCACAAAACTAATTTGTTTACCCACACCTGTAATTACAGCACTCAAGAGctagaggcagaaggagcagggATGGGTGGGAGGCAATTCAAGGTCTTCCTTGACTACGTatcagtttgaagccagcctggaatacttgaaatcctttctcaaaaagagATGgcggagatggaggcagaggggaggtATTGTAGGACCCccaaagggagaccctcactcaagtctcagggatctcgagcccagaaagccacaacagtcaagcttgctgcaaacacacgaagttttaatggcacacaaaccagcatgctgaggtcgagaccCATACACCTCACAGGGCTAGAGGAGTCTGACCCCATccctattttccagcaggcttataaaggcaaaaaccagaacctagggggaggatcggagaggaaataggggaagtctaggggcggatatttacttcaaggtacctgggacattgaaacattttgtggttgtttttcccaaaagttccgggaattaggccatctggccgggggctggggcccatgttctcagggcagtcattattttattttttactcttcagTATGActtagatcccagcactcaggaaacagaggcaggtggatctctgtgaatctgaggccagcctgttttacacagtgagtttcaggacagccaggaggtGAGGGATGGGAGGTAGGACGGATGacacaacaaaaataagtaaataaatttaaaataaaccttcTATTCTTAtcacttagagagagagagagagagagagagagagagagagagagagagagagagtgtaaagAAATTGGAGGCTGGAGCCTTGGGACTCTCACTGGGTCTGGAAGGGCACAGCGGTCCACTAACTCCTGTGGCAGAGTCAGGAGAATTTTTGTGACTTCATGTgtggtcagcatggtctacatagcaagttcaagctCCAGACCAGcaagggctgcatagtgagactcagAGGCAGGACTGAGGACTCCTTGGCAGCTAGGACACAGTGAATCCAAAAAGAGCTGAAACGTGGAGCCTGAGCCTTGGGCATTGAGGTTCCTTTGGAAAGTGAGGGCCACCATATTCGGTTTTGATCTTTAACAGACTCTCCGGCTGCAGATATCTGGGTAGTGGGAGAGTGGGGGCGGTGGCGTAGCATGCACACATTctggttcgatccccagcaccacaaaaaccaaacaaacagacccGACAGGTCGATGTCAGTACAGGAAGGCCTCCTTCTAGAGGATAGCCATGAACTTCGGGAAGTCCTTCTCCACCTACACGCACCACGCCCACTTTACGCCTTGTTGCACGGCCCTACCCTGGGTTTCCCactgctagacaagcactctaccgcGGGAACAACTGCCTCAATCCCTCCCGAAACACTTTGATGgcagaatttttttctgaatctgCCTTTTCTTTCCAGTTGGAACCAGTacaaactttgtttgtttgtttgtttgtttagtggaAAAATACAAACGACTTTGGGACAGCAACAAAGATGAAGCTAGGAGAGTTGCTGTTTTGACCCCTCGGCCCCTCTTTTTGTCTCCTGTTTTGGccatgctggggactgaacccagggcatcCCACAAGCAAGGAAAGCTTTTCACTCCGAGGTCTTTTTTATTCCTTCCCAATCTTTCCCAGAACTCCTGCCCCATCTCTGTGTGACACTCTTCCGCCCCCTGCTGCCCCTTCTCTGCACAGCAGTGGCCATGCCAAAGATCGGAATGACCGAGAAACAAATTTCTATACGACTTGAGAAATGGGAAGCTGGAGTCTCAGAGTGTGGGTGTTGAAGAAGagggtagggtgtgtgtgtgtgtgtgtgtgtgtgtgtgtgtgtgtgtgtgtgtgtgtgtgtccgttgTTCCTGCTTCAGGGGCTCAGCCTAAGATGCCACATCCTCAGGAAAATCTTTTGCCTTCCTGGCTATACCGTAGCCTCGTCGtctctgtgcacacatacatcttCCAGTTATCCTTCTGTCTGTTGCCCTTTGAAGCAAACCCGCCTCTCCTGTGGCTCCATGAGCATCCAAAGGAAGAACGGCTGTTTTGCTCTTCAATACATCTCACCGCTTGCCTCACTGCCTGGTCCACTACCAGAGCacagcaaatatttgttgaataaatgaaatcAGTTGCAtccaaagttcttttttttatttttaaagacagggtttcatgtagcctgggctggtctcaaacatgttatgtagccaaggatactCTTGAAGTCCCGATTCTCCCAACTTCACCTCTCCTGGctttaaagatgtgtaccaccttGTCTGCTTCTCAGAAGGAGCTAATGGGAGGTGCGGGTATCGTTGCTAGGTCTCTGGGGGCAGCTGTGAGTCCAGATGTCCTGGCTTCTGCTCAGGGCCTGGTCTATGTCCAGTCTCTGTCCTTGTACCCAAAGGTCACTcaggcagaaggaagcagaagatCTCTCTCCTAGAGGAGGAAAATGGTGCAGACCATCAGGATGGCTTAGACCCCGTAGCTCCCGCCCCATAGTCTGAATTTCCACAATAATTTCCTCACccatttaaagatttcttttttagactgagttttgctatgtagcccaggctagccttgcacatgcagtcttcctgcctgagcctctcCAGTGTttgttgattgtgtgtgtgtacagacacacacacacatacacacacaagcctgCTCCCTTTCTattccacttttattttttagttataaAACCACAGGCCTCAGGCACTCAGTGCTTGAGCAACACCCCACAAGTcacccctctctttcctccaagCAATCTCCTTCCCCTCAGAATGTGTTCTCTCTTCTTCAGCTAATATACTTCTAAGGCCTTCTCTTACCTGGTAAAGGCCCAAGGGAGAGATGGCCCTGAGGGTGGGACCAGAGTGTCCAGAGGGAGGCAGGTCTCAAAAGAGACATAGAAAGGACTTCTGTCTTTGGTCCTTGGCTCAAGGCCACTTTGACTCTATCCAGCGTCAGCTGAAGAAGGAGTCCCATGTCCAAGGGTAAAACTACCTTAGGTTTTGCCTCAGAAGACAGAACCACGCTCTGCAGTGGGTGGGGCAGAGACGGGCATTAAGACAGGAAAGAATGAGCAGCCTTGTAGTCCCACTAGCTACTGTGATTTTGCCTCTGATCTATATTCCCATGCAGCTTCCTGGTTTGACCTTCTGTGAAAAATCTCCAGACCCAAATAAACATGCATTCTAGGTAAAAGCTGTTTGCATTCTGTGGACAATAACAAGATATGTCCCAGGATTTCCCCTTAAGCCTTTCTACTATTAAAAGCCCCCCTTGCCTCATTTTCCCATAATCCACTAAATACAGCCAGCATCCCACCCTGTCCCTTTACTTGGTTTTGGAGATGAAGGTTAAGCCAAGAAGAATTTGTTCCTGTCCCAAGAGCAAGGAGTCGTCCTGAGCCATCCACCAGCTTAAATCCTAGCTCCAGAGAAAAGGTCCAGGGGTCTGCATGAGGCTGGGGAatgtctagagagagagagagagagagagagatgatccTTCTTAGGCCTTAAGACTTGGGTTTTATGGAGAGATGAGCACAGTGTTAAAGAGAGacagcagaaggcagagctgcccatagaggagaaagagacttTAAAAGGTCCACCTTGGAGACTGAATTCTGCGTGGGTCCCTGGAGGGAAGAACAATCCAGGTTGCAGGTCCACATCACAGTTTCCAAGGCGGGCAGAGGCTgagagctgggcctggtggtccAGCCAGATATCTTGCCGAATACAGCCGTCCATGGCAGGCATGAGCTgaagggggtgggagtggaaggaaaggaaactatTGGGAGGTGGAATTAGGGCATCTGAGCCCCCAAAACTATAGCAAATTTCTTCTGAAATATAAGTGTTTAGCTCTTCCCCATGTAGCTTTTGCTGGATGGACCTCCCTCTCCCTAAAACCTGAACTTAGATTTCCACAGCTTAGCCCTAGGATATAGTTACCGGAAACCGAAGTTTGGAAATAGGGAGGAGTAGCCCCCCTAGTGCAATCCTGATGCTGCGCTGGGAGTGGTcagccagggatgcagagatTTGTCTCAGGCATAGCATCTCCTTCCCATCCACCCACAGCAGCAGTGAATCCCCGTTCATCTTCAGCTCCACCTACAGGAGGTGGTCAGAGGCAGAGTGAGAGGGTCCTGAGCCTGCCTCGGGGCAGCCTAGTACAGCTGAAAGAAGATGTTCTGGAACACGGGTGCTTGGCTCACTCAGACTGTGTCGCTGACATACTGACTCAGCCTTGGGATTCCCATCTGATGAAACCGGGACAAGAATAGATACTTCCCAGGGATTGTGTGTGGCTGAGACAGAGGACCAGGCTGAATGGAGGCTCCTGCTCTCCCCCAGATGACATCAAGGTGACCCCTCCCCACGAAGGCAGAGTTCTCTTACCGGGTGCCATCTCCCGTCATCCAGCCGAGGGCCAAAGCCTACTGTGAGCCGAGCCCAGGCATTGTGTAGCTGGATTTCAAGCTGGCCAGCTCGCAGTCCCAGCAGGAACCAGTCATCTTCAGTGTTGGTGTCCCCATAAAAAATCACTCCCTCTGGATCCCAGGTTCGAAACTCAAAGGAGGAATGGGGTCTGGAAAGACACAGAAAGGAAGACtggatatggtgtgtgtgtgtgtggggggggttccAGTGTTGGGGAAGAGGAATTCAGGGAGAAAACGGATAGGTGAAGGGAGAGAGCAGGTGGGGTGGGAACGGGAGATCAGAGGACTGGGTTAAGAGGCCCAGTGGCTCCCATACTTGCTGATTTCAGTGAGGTCAATGGTCATAACCGTGACAGGCTCTTGTCCTGGGCCATTGCTGAGGTACTTAGCAGGAGAGTCCTGGGCActctgtcaggaaaaaaaaaaaaaaaaaaaaa
Above is a genomic segment from Mus caroli chromosome 11, CAROLI_EIJ_v1.1, whole genome shotgun sequence containing:
- the Shbg gene encoding sex hormone-binding globulin isoform X2, encoding MEKRDSGASLCWRLLLLLLLLMLPPTHQGRPLRHTDPIQSAQDSPAKYLSNGPGQEPVTVMTIDLTEISKPHSSFEFRTWDPEGVIFYGDTNTEDDWFLLGLRAGQLEIQLHNAWARLTVGFGPRLDDGRWHPLMPAMDGCIRQDIWLDHQAQLSASARLGNCDVDLQPGLFFPPGTHAEFSLQDIPQPHADPWTFSLELGFKLVDGSGRLLALGTGTNSSWLNLHLQNQSVVLSSEAKPKVVLPLDMGLLLQLTLDRVKVALSQGPKTEVLSMSLLRPASLWTLWSHPQGHLSLGPLPGERSSASFCLSDLWVQGQRLDIDQALSRSQDIWTHSCPQRPSNDTRTSH
- the Shbg gene encoding sex hormone-binding globulin isoform X1, with product MEKRDSGASLCWRLLLLLLLLMLPPTHQGRPLRHTDPIQSAQDSPAKYLSNGPGQEPVTVMTIDLTEISKPHSSFEFRTWDPEGVIFYGDTNTEDDWFLLGLRAGQLEIQLHNAWARLTVGFGPRLDDGRWHPVELKMNGDSLLLWVDGKEMLCLRQISASLADHSQRSIRIALGGLLLPISKLRFPLMPAMDGCIRQDIWLDHQAQLSASARLGNCDVDLQPGLFFPPGTHAEFSLQDIPQPHADPWTFSLELGFKLVDGSGRLLALGTGTNSSWLNLHLQNQSVVLSSEAKPKVVLPLDMGLLLQLTLDRVKVALSQGPKTEVLSMSLLRPASLWTLWSHPQGHLSLGPLPGERSSASFCLSDLWVQGQRLDIDQALSRSQDIWTHSCPQRPSNDTRTSH
- the Shbg gene encoding sex hormone-binding globulin isoform X3; translated protein: MEKRDSGASLCWRLLLLLLLLMLPPTHQGRPLRHTDPIQSAQDSPAKYLSNGPGQEPVTVMTIDLTEISKPHSSFEFRTWDPEGVIFYGDTNTEDDWFLLGLRAGQLEIQLHNAWARLTVGFGPRLDDGRWHPVELKMNGDSLLLWVDGKEMLCLRQISASLADHSQRSIRIALGGLLLPISKLRFPLMPAMDGCIRQDIWLDHQAQLSASARLGNCDVDLQPGLFFPPGTHAEFSLQDIPQPHADPWTFSLELGFKLVDGSGRLLALGTGTNSSWLNLHLQNQERDLLLPSA